The following proteins come from a genomic window of Sorghum bicolor cultivar BTx623 chromosome 3, Sorghum_bicolor_NCBIv3, whole genome shotgun sequence:
- the LOC8077568 gene encoding bark storage protein A, with product MAGGGVQQVVAVLAVVALMVTVVEGFISKKKWSTIRQVDRDGPFVGLVAPNAYEMKPVLDSPDFKPSNNIPILDVQGRRFRFGTIGGQNVVMVMTGLSMLNAGLTTQLLLSLFRVKGIVHWGIAGNANEDLQIGDVTIPESWAHLSLWNWQRHGDGAENRVPLEIAGDYTREYGFLHFSNYTVGLANPELSANTLNSVWYQPEEIFPISATPEKRQHAFWVPVSKRYYKLAGKLEGLELPACVNATTCLPRAPRVTRVPRGCSANIYTDNASYRQFIRSHFGCTPVEMESAAVALVAHQHGVPFITIRSLSDLAGGGSSLSNEAGTFLDIAAKNAVDVMLKFVPLLGRGGAQADGPGEDM from the exons ATGGCTGGTGGTGGTGTTCAGCAGGTGGTGGCCGTGCTCGCGGTGGTGGCGCTCATGGTGACGGTGGTGGAGGGTTTCATCTCGAAGAAGAAGTGGAGCACCATCCGGCAGGTGGACCGCGATGGACCCTTTGTGGGGCTGGTGGCGCCCAACGCCTACGAGATGAAACCCGTACTCGACTCCCCCGACTTCAAACCTAGCAACAACATCCCCATCCTAGACGTCCAAG GGCGACGATTCCGCTTCGGAACCATTGGAGGCCAAAACGTTGTCATGGTCATGACTGGGCTGAGCATG CTGAATGCAGGGCTCACTACCCAGCTGCTGCTGAGCCTGTTCAGGGTGAAAGGCATCGTGCACTGGGGCATCGCCGGCAACGCCAACGAGGACCTCCAGATCGGCGACGTGACCATCCCCGAGTCCTGGGCGCACCTCTCCCTGTGGAACTGGCAGAGGCACGGCGACGGGGCGGAGAACAGGGTGCCGCTCGAGATCGCCGGCGACTACACGAGGGAGTACGGCTTCCTCCACTTCTCCAACTACACTGTCGGCTTGGCCAACCCGGAGCTGTCGGCGAACACGCTGAACAGCGTGTGGTACCAGCCGGAGGAGATCTTCCCGATCTCCGCTACGCCGGAGAAGCGGCAGCACGCGTTCTGGGTGCCCGTCAGCAAGCGCTACTACAAGCTGGCCGGAAAGCTGGAGGGGCTGGAGCTGCCGGCGTGCGTGAACGCGACGACGTGCCTGCCCCGTGCGCCCCGGGTGACACGGGTGCCCCGGGGTTGCAGCGCCAACATCTACACCGACAACGCCAGCTACAGGCAGTTCATCCGCTCCCACTTCGGGTGCACCCCCGTGGAGATGGAGAGCGCCGCCGTGGCCCTCGTGGCGCACCAGCATGGAGTCCCCTTCATCACCATCCGTTCCCTCTCCGACCTCGCCGGCGGCGGATCGTCTCTCAGCAACGAGGCCGGAACGTTCCTTGACATCGCGGCCAAGAACGCTGTCGACGTAATGCTCAAGTTCGTGCCCCTCCTCGGCCGCGGTGGCGCGCAGGCCGACGGTCCTGGCGAGGACATGTAA